The Paenibacillus sp. MBLB1832 genome has a window encoding:
- a CDS encoding sensor histidine kinase, with the protein MMNRYSIRLKMAAAFLLICVISVSLTGTLLYNHYKQSAIRDFQLTSSDATDRIAFHLEYYLRQTMQSTWNMLGEADMQKFLVNESTSDGEKNTVQEMLRRYRAFNSVSVSGVHILKENGMFVSVADQDLSVRKSSFLRERFQLREMDYQFFAYQNFYTNKPETAISMSIPVYNLTNGRLSGRLILDLDMNPIEDIVSRAPLGQKGHFYIITTSNQMVFHQDRSMIGQTMDTVPELRNLRLDNFPQFGLQKLNGKQVLVGVSPVSRTDWSIVYVIPFSSFASGLQTIKYYTLGVIAAISFVILIIVPFVATRFVRPIRQLMQLHERVERGDWDIEVEFVPGKDEFQLLRRRFYLMTKRLKRLMETVTDLRLGQLQLQLQQKEAFLQALQNQINPHFLYNTLGIIKSMAFMEGNENIVQMTQSLAQFYRYTAKMQHVEVTLRDELDHLKHYLDIAHFRFQEDFVSEMIINEKYMSCRVVKLTLQPLVENAVKYAIEPKGGKGTIRLNAYHTDQKLIIEIFNSGEGIEQDVLQRLKEKLKEVSDHPTGYAGEQGLGLANVHARLILQYGEGNGVYLESFPNRGTVVTVILPFKSAS; encoded by the coding sequence ATGATGAATCGGTACTCGATTCGCCTCAAGATGGCCGCCGCTTTCCTGCTGATTTGCGTCATTTCCGTTTCTTTGACGGGTACGCTTCTCTACAACCATTACAAGCAATCCGCGATCCGCGATTTTCAATTGACATCATCAGACGCGACAGACCGCATCGCTTTCCACCTCGAGTATTATTTGCGCCAAACGATGCAGTCCACTTGGAATATGCTTGGTGAAGCGGATATGCAGAAATTCCTCGTTAACGAGAGTACAAGCGATGGAGAGAAAAACACGGTTCAGGAAATGCTGAGGCGTTACCGCGCCTTTAATTCCGTATCCGTGAGCGGCGTCCATATTCTGAAGGAGAATGGAATGTTCGTTTCGGTGGCGGATCAGGACTTGAGCGTTCGCAAGTCCTCATTTTTGCGGGAGCGCTTTCAGCTCAGAGAGATGGATTATCAATTTTTCGCGTATCAGAATTTCTATACCAATAAACCTGAAACAGCTATCAGCATGTCCATCCCCGTTTATAACCTGACCAACGGCCGACTATCTGGTCGACTGATCCTTGATCTCGATATGAATCCGATTGAGGACATCGTCAGTCGAGCGCCCCTCGGGCAGAAGGGTCACTTCTACATCATCACGACGAGCAATCAGATGGTATTCCACCAGGATCGTTCCATGATTGGTCAGACCATGGACACCGTTCCGGAGCTGAGGAACCTGAGGCTGGATAACTTTCCTCAATTCGGTCTTCAGAAGCTGAACGGGAAACAGGTATTGGTCGGAGTCAGCCCGGTTAGTCGAACGGATTGGAGCATCGTCTATGTCATTCCATTCTCTTCTTTCGCGAGTGGTTTACAAACGATCAAGTATTATACGCTTGGGGTCATTGCTGCGATTTCTTTCGTAATTCTGATCATCGTTCCGTTCGTCGCCACACGATTCGTCCGCCCGATCCGTCAACTGATGCAGCTTCATGAACGAGTGGAGCGCGGGGATTGGGACATTGAGGTTGAGTTCGTGCCTGGCAAGGATGAGTTTCAGCTGCTCAGACGCCGTTTCTATCTGATGACGAAGCGGCTGAAGCGGCTGATGGAGACAGTCACGGACTTGCGACTAGGACAGCTGCAGCTCCAGCTGCAGCAGAAGGAAGCCTTCCTACAGGCGCTTCAGAACCAGATCAACCCGCATTTTCTGTATAATACGCTGGGGATCATTAAGAGCATGGCTTTCATGGAAGGTAACGAGAATATCGTTCAGATGACACAATCACTTGCTCAATTTTATAGGTATACGGCGAAGATGCAACATGTTGAGGTTACGCTGCGGGACGAGCTTGACCACCTCAAGCATTATCTAGATATCGCTCATTTTCGATTTCAAGAGGACTTCGTCAGTGAGATGATTATTAACGAAAAATACATGAGCTGCCGGGTGGTGAAGCTGACCTTGCAGCCGCTCGTGGAGAATGCGGTCAAATATGCGATCGAACCTAAAGGGGGCAAGGGAACCATTCGGTTGAATGCCTATCACACGGATCAGAAACTAATTATCGAAATTTTTAATAGTGGAGAAGGGATTGAACAAGACGTTCTGCAGCGGTTAAAAGAGAAGCTGAAAGAGGTATCCGACCACCCTACCGGCTATGCCGGCGAACAAGGACTCGGACTTGCGAATGTTCACGCAAGGCTCATTCTCCAATATGGTGAGGGTAACGGAGTGTACCTAGAATCCTTTCCTAATCGAGGAACGGTCGTGACCGTCATCTTGCCGTTCAAATCTGCATCCTGA
- a CDS encoding carbohydrate ABC transporter permease has translation MTEAGTSRWSRALIYALLLICSLAFLFPLFATLSSSLNPRGSMPSLLPKAFNYKNYVDATTMIDFWKYLRNSFVINAISVFTSTFSSGLVGYAFSRIQAPGRKLLFMLILSTMMLPNIVIQIPTYILLQKYGLLNSFYPWLIWGIGGTPFFIFLYRQFFSTIPKELEEAARMDGCSIFRTYWNIFLPLSIPVMVTVAIMNFQEKWGDAIVPFMFLKQAKYPLATALTNIGYTVQGNSELIVQEVTAAGSFLFMLPVIVVFFFGQRYLVEGTVSAGVKG, from the coding sequence ATGACGGAAGCCGGTACTTCGAGATGGAGCCGGGCACTCATCTATGCCCTGCTTCTCATCTGCTCGCTTGCTTTCTTATTCCCGCTCTTCGCCACGCTCTCGAGCTCATTGAACCCACGAGGCTCGATGCCAAGCTTATTGCCGAAAGCCTTCAATTATAAAAATTATGTGGATGCAACCACCATGATCGATTTCTGGAAGTATCTCCGTAATTCCTTTGTCATCAACGCGATATCGGTGTTTACGTCAACCTTCAGCAGCGGGCTCGTGGGTTATGCGTTCTCGAGAATTCAGGCCCCGGGTCGGAAATTGTTGTTTATGCTCATTCTGTCTACGATGATGCTGCCCAATATTGTCATTCAAATACCGACCTATATTCTGCTGCAGAAATACGGATTGCTAAATTCATTCTATCCTTGGCTCATTTGGGGTATCGGGGGGACACCGTTCTTTATTTTTTTATATCGTCAATTTTTCTCCACGATCCCCAAGGAGCTGGAGGAGGCGGCGCGGATGGACGGATGCTCCATATTCAGAACCTACTGGAACATTTTCCTGCCGCTTTCGATTCCAGTTATGGTTACCGTGGCCATCATGAATTTTCAGGAAAAATGGGGCGACGCGATCGTTCCCTTCATGTTCCTGAAGCAAGCGAAATACCCGCTGGCGACGGCTCTTACCAATATCGGTTATACCGTTCAGGGCAATTCGGAGCTTATCGTTCAAGAAGTGACGGCAGCCGGGTCGTTCTTGTTCATGCTGCCAGTGATCGTGGTCTTCTTCTTCGGCCAGAGGTACTTGGTAGAGGGGACCGTGTCAGCGGGAGTGAAGGGGTAA
- a CDS encoding polysaccharide lyase family 8 super-sandwich domain-containing protein, with the protein MKKGMLLMFTMMIVTSLLGIHITPVQAADQYDTIRDKWKVMLTGGTGISITDTDIAAKITAITNQASTWQSSIVRTSTRYQVWNDLGYRYDTANITKHYQRIRDMALAYSTTGSSLYGNASLKTDILDALETVYTQKYNETFVKSGASGWYDLEIGAQLPFLDTLSLMYSDLATAYPDRLTKYLSALEYFASYDDGTGTLVSDPGKYGNGGYISTAANLAWKCEVEAKRGIITKDSAAIQEGVSKISGIYDYIDGTGADDGFFTDGSFIQHHYFAYNGGYGNAMLSTAATMFYLFNGTAWDVMNSVNTVYDADYVHVFEWVLNGYKPFIYKGDMMPMVMGRDISRYSNDNHYRGHNVISNVVRLVQSAPTAYNADFKSLIKYWIQQDTYSSFYQDAGTSVWTITNAKSIVSSAASLIASEFYSQFANMDKAVAFRSNFALGISMFSNRTKPFESINGENKKGWHLSDGMTYLYNADLGQFSGDYWPTIDSYRLPGTTVEQASEPAGNQGSKSWVGGASLQGTYGVSGMQLKPSGQTLNANKSWFVFDDEIVALGSGITSTDGKTIETIVENRKLNSSGNNALTVGGTAKSTTLGWNESMSNVTWVHLAGSVSGSDIGYYFPGGTSLNGLREQRSGLWNDINTNSAFQTSGTRTNNFLTLWMDHGVDAASKNSYSYVLLPGMTSSQVSSYANNPAITILENSTDAAAVKETALGLTGITFWNDINKTVGGITSNKKAAVMMKETSSDLEISVSDPTNANTSAIQLELAQSAASVLTADPRITVTQLSPTIKLAVNVSGGLGRSFSVKFSKGTSATTTIVDDSNASITYSGSWTHTSDANFYNATKSVTGTTTVAGTGKATYTFTGTTVRVYAKKLAGGGMVDVKVDGVSRGTFDTYSSTDVYKAKVFELTGLTSGSHTIELSMNASHNSSATAYYFGFDYFEYVN; encoded by the coding sequence ATGAAAAAAGGTATGTTGCTTATGTTCACCATGATGATTGTAACCTCTCTGCTTGGTATTCATATCACCCCGGTGCAGGCCGCCGACCAATACGATACGATCCGTGACAAATGGAAGGTCATGCTGACTGGCGGGACAGGGATCTCGATAACGGACACCGATATTGCGGCCAAGATTACCGCCATCACGAATCAAGCGTCTACCTGGCAATCCAGTATCGTACGCACCAGCACGCGTTATCAGGTCTGGAACGACCTTGGCTATCGTTACGATACGGCCAACATTACGAAACATTACCAGCGCATTCGGGACATGGCGCTTGCTTATTCCACTACGGGGTCCTCTTTGTATGGAAATGCTTCGCTTAAGACAGATATTTTGGATGCGTTAGAGACGGTTTATACCCAAAAGTATAACGAGACTTTCGTGAAGAGCGGAGCGAGCGGCTGGTACGATCTCGAGATCGGCGCGCAGCTGCCATTCTTGGATACGCTTTCTCTGATGTATTCAGATCTTGCGACCGCTTATCCGGACCGCTTAACGAAGTATTTGTCCGCGCTCGAGTATTTCGCTAGTTATGACGACGGGACAGGTACCTTGGTTTCGGACCCCGGCAAATATGGGAATGGGGGCTATATCTCCACGGCGGCCAACCTAGCCTGGAAGTGCGAGGTAGAGGCGAAGAGAGGGATTATCACCAAAGATTCGGCAGCCATTCAAGAGGGTGTTTCGAAGATATCGGGCATTTATGACTATATTGACGGAACTGGCGCGGATGACGGCTTCTTCACCGACGGATCCTTTATTCAGCATCATTATTTTGCTTACAATGGCGGGTACGGGAATGCGATGCTGTCTACAGCGGCCACGATGTTCTATTTGTTTAATGGGACCGCTTGGGATGTGATGAATTCCGTTAACACCGTCTATGACGCCGACTACGTTCATGTCTTCGAATGGGTCTTGAATGGTTACAAGCCATTTATATATAAAGGCGATATGATGCCGATGGTGATGGGGCGGGACATCTCTCGCTACTCCAACGATAATCATTACCGAGGCCATAATGTGATCAGCAATGTCGTGCGGTTAGTCCAATCGGCTCCTACTGCTTATAATGCGGATTTTAAAAGCTTAATTAAATATTGGATTCAGCAAGATACCTACAGCAGCTTCTATCAAGATGCAGGTACATCGGTTTGGACGATCACCAATGCGAAATCCATCGTATCCTCGGCTGCATCGCTGATTGCTTCGGAATTTTACAGTCAATTCGCTAACATGGATAAAGCAGTAGCATTCCGTTCGAATTTTGCACTCGGTATCAGCATGTTCTCGAACCGAACCAAGCCGTTCGAGTCGATTAATGGAGAGAATAAAAAGGGCTGGCATCTGTCCGACGGCATGACCTATTTGTATAATGCCGACCTTGGGCAATTCAGCGGCGATTACTGGCCGACTATCGATTCCTATCGTTTGCCGGGGACGACGGTGGAGCAAGCGTCGGAGCCTGCCGGTAATCAGGGCTCCAAGAGCTGGGTAGGCGGAGCATCTTTACAGGGCACATACGGAGTTTCGGGCATGCAGCTCAAACCATCCGGTCAAACCTTAAACGCCAACAAGTCCTGGTTCGTTTTCGATGACGAGATTGTTGCCCTCGGATCCGGAATTACTAGCACGGATGGGAAAACGATCGAAACCATCGTGGAGAACCGTAAGCTGAATAGCAGCGGGAATAACGCCCTTACCGTAGGCGGTACGGCGAAATCGACGACGCTCGGATGGAACGAATCCATGAGCAATGTAACTTGGGTGCATCTGGCCGGCAGCGTGTCCGGCAGCGACATCGGGTACTATTTCCCAGGTGGAACGAGTCTCAATGGACTTCGCGAACAACGATCCGGTTTATGGAACGACATCAACACGAACAGTGCCTTCCAGACGAGCGGAACGCGAACGAACAACTTTCTTACGCTCTGGATGGATCACGGAGTGGATGCGGCAAGCAAGAATTCTTACTCCTACGTGTTGCTGCCTGGTATGACCAGTTCCCAGGTGAGCAGCTATGCTAACAATCCTGCGATTACGATCTTGGAAAACTCTACAGATGCTGCTGCGGTTAAGGAAACCGCGCTAGGGTTGACGGGAATTACATTCTGGAACGATATCAACAAGACCGTAGGCGGGATTACGAGCAATAAGAAGGCTGCCGTAATGATGAAAGAAACCTCGTCTGATTTGGAAATTTCCGTCTCCGATCCGACGAATGCCAACACAAGCGCCATCCAGCTTGAGTTAGCTCAGTCTGCCGCTTCAGTTCTGACCGCCGATCCCCGAATCACAGTTACCCAGCTGAGCCCGACAATTAAGCTAGCGGTCAATGTGAGCGGAGGTTTAGGCAGATCGTTCTCCGTGAAATTCAGTAAGGGAACCTCGGCGACGACAACGATTGTGGATGACTCGAACGCTTCCATCACCTACAGCGGCTCTTGGACCCATACAAGCGACGCGAATTTCTATAATGCGACCAAGTCCGTAACGGGCACAACGACAGTAGCGGGAACCGGCAAAGCGACATATACGTTCACCGGTACGACGGTCCGCGTCTACGCCAAGAAGCTGGCTGGCGGCGGGATGGTCGATGTGAAGGTAGATGGGGTGTCGCGAGGAACGTTCGACACGTACAGCTCAACCGACGTTTACAAGGCCAAGGTATTTGAGCTAACGGGACTGACCAGCGGCTCCCATACGATCGAGCTGAGTATGAATGCCAGCCATAACAGTAGCGCAACCGCTTATTATTTCGGTTTTGATTATTTCGAGTATGTGAATTAA
- a CDS encoding response regulator transcription factor — protein MTNSVLIVEDEPWLRKELIEMIERTGSCKVIAEARDGEEAWNIIQDTWPAIVITDIMMPKRDGLWLVTQIGTQRLPIQTIIVSGYDNFNYARTAMRYGVKEYLLKPLQQEELLKALERILVQISEQVDWQKYVRMIEDYVDGLALWNEETSTEKLSQLYRELDVIKHINSELRLGLYRIVIDKLSNLVDSSALATPLAINETFTDEQLHAQIRQHILRVKAHMDKAVSLNAKVQPSPMEAVCKLIDKQFRRTFTLDEMAELTQRSVSRFCSEFKRYTGKTFINYVNGVRLDKAKELLLMPDLRIYDVADLVGYTTLSYFNRMFKEAEGMSPNEFRKLHGL, from the coding sequence ATGACGAATTCGGTTCTGATTGTAGAGGATGAGCCTTGGCTGCGCAAGGAATTGATAGAGATGATCGAGAGGACCGGCTCCTGTAAAGTCATTGCTGAAGCAAGAGATGGTGAAGAAGCGTGGAATATCATTCAGGATACTTGGCCGGCCATCGTGATCACGGACATTATGATGCCCAAGAGAGACGGCCTTTGGCTCGTGACGCAGATCGGTACGCAGCGTCTTCCGATTCAAACCATCATCGTGAGCGGTTACGATAACTTTAATTATGCGCGAACCGCCATGCGGTATGGCGTAAAGGAATATTTGCTAAAACCTCTTCAGCAGGAGGAATTGCTTAAAGCGCTGGAACGAATATTGGTACAAATCTCAGAACAAGTGGATTGGCAGAAATATGTAAGAATGATCGAAGATTATGTAGACGGTCTGGCTTTGTGGAATGAGGAGACTTCCACCGAAAAATTGAGTCAGCTTTATAGAGAGTTGGATGTTATTAAGCACATCAACTCAGAATTACGACTCGGCCTCTACCGGATTGTGATAGATAAATTAAGTAACCTTGTCGATTCGTCGGCGTTGGCTACCCCACTCGCCATTAACGAGACGTTTACCGATGAACAGCTACACGCGCAGATCCGGCAGCACATCTTACGAGTAAAGGCACATATGGACAAGGCTGTGAGTCTAAACGCCAAAGTACAACCCAGCCCGATGGAAGCGGTATGTAAGCTGATTGACAAGCAATTCCGCCGCACCTTTACCTTGGACGAGATGGCCGAGCTTACCCAGCGCAGCGTATCCCGATTCTGCAGCGAATTCAAGCGATATACGGGAAAAACCTTCATTAACTATGTCAACGGTGTCCGACTGGACAAGGCGAAGGAGCTCCTCCTGATGCCAGACCTGCGCATTTATGACGTAGCCGACCTAGTGGGATACACCACCCTATCATACTTTAACCGTATGTTCAAAGAGGCGGAAGGCATGTCGCCAAATGAGTTTAGGAAGTTACACGGTCTATGA
- a CDS encoding carbohydrate ABC transporter permease has protein sequence MMRLSLRHSAANLVLFVTSLIFLLPTLIIVNIGLKSNQEFLKYPVKLVESVHWVNFSKAWKQADMSTYYTNSIIYAVGAAALTCIIAAIAAFPLARRHVQGANFILGLIALTLFLPDGIVPTLFLMKKIGFMNTTYGFILLETGLSLSLAVFILNGFIRSIPIELDEAANMDGCGYFRYVFTIVMPMMKSALATVFMLKMITVWNDFINPYMYLTDKDKRPLTSGLYMFIGEFSTDWTVMAAGIVIVALPLILVYIFMQRFIISGLSSGAVKG, from the coding sequence ATGATGCGACTTTCCCTCCGCCATTCGGCGGCAAATTTGGTTCTATTCGTAACCTCGCTGATATTCTTGCTTCCGACTTTGATAATTGTCAACATTGGTTTGAAGTCCAATCAGGAATTTCTGAAGTATCCGGTAAAACTCGTGGAAAGCGTGCACTGGGTCAATTTCTCCAAGGCATGGAAGCAGGCTGATATGAGTACTTATTATACCAATTCGATTATTTATGCGGTCGGAGCCGCTGCACTCACCTGCATCATCGCAGCAATTGCTGCGTTCCCGCTAGCTCGCCGTCATGTGCAGGGAGCCAATTTTATTCTAGGCTTGATCGCGTTGACGTTATTTTTGCCTGACGGGATTGTGCCGACCCTGTTTCTTATGAAGAAAATTGGATTTATGAATACGACGTATGGGTTCATTTTGCTGGAAACAGGTCTTAGTCTCTCCCTAGCCGTATTTATCTTGAACGGTTTCATTCGAAGCATCCCGATTGAGCTCGACGAAGCGGCCAACATGGATGGATGCGGTTATTTCCGCTATGTCTTTACCATTGTCATGCCGATGATGAAGTCTGCTCTAGCGACTGTTTTCATGCTCAAAATGATTACGGTTTGGAACGATTTCATCAATCCGTATATGTACTTGACAGACAAAGATAAGCGTCCCCTCACTAGCGGCTTGTATATGTTTATTGGTGAATTCTCAACGGACTGGACGGTCATGGCGGCTGGAATAGTCATCGTTGCGCTGCCACTGATCCTAGTGTATATCTTCATGCAGCGGTTTATCATCTCGGGCTTGAGCAGCGGTGCGGTGAAGGGATGA
- a CDS encoding ABC transporter substrate-binding protein, translated as MNKKWIKGMPALMLATAMLLSACGKDSTSGTSTASPSTNAKESAKPAQKQVELRVINWRVEDKAFFDDMHAKFEKEYPNIKIKYDTVPSKDYIQLRQARMAVGEVDVVSELYNRVLLTPELRDQWVDLSNQKFLQGFNKGMLDIHSADGKVLGLPWNAAGLVVFYNKKIFADNGLKEPTTWSEFKGEIEKLKGAKITPFMEGGLDAWPVQQIVHGLEPAIVRGTNPDFYGKNNENIKSEKSKFSDASWQEVFDKFSYLASNFQPNSAGQAYSQAPALFAQGKSAMTIDGTWSLQQMQQANPQLEIGSFFLPATDNVEQNKVQYVKAGGAYFIPKNSPNQEAALKYLEFFARNDVYQKYIDDLKFLPIKDGIKVSDPAASDIAAKMAKLKGASSFTELVSAGMKYDLNVLSKVSIGELKAADAGKEFQKILLETKPNWK; from the coding sequence ATGAATAAAAAATGGATTAAAGGGATGCCGGCTTTGATGCTCGCCACCGCCATGCTGCTATCCGCTTGCGGTAAAGACAGCACCTCAGGTACTAGCACGGCTTCGCCCAGTACGAACGCCAAGGAAAGCGCCAAGCCGGCGCAGAAGCAAGTAGAGCTTCGCGTAATTAACTGGCGGGTAGAGGACAAGGCGTTCTTCGACGACATGCATGCCAAGTTTGAAAAGGAATACCCGAACATCAAGATTAAGTACGACACTGTCCCATCCAAGGACTACATCCAGCTTCGTCAAGCCCGGATGGCAGTCGGCGAAGTAGACGTTGTCTCAGAGCTGTACAATCGTGTGCTGCTTACGCCTGAGCTCCGAGACCAATGGGTAGATCTCAGTAATCAGAAATTCCTGCAGGGCTTCAATAAGGGGATGCTGGACATCCATTCCGCTGACGGCAAAGTATTGGGTCTTCCGTGGAACGCAGCCGGATTAGTCGTTTTCTATAATAAGAAAATATTCGCGGATAACGGCCTCAAGGAGCCGACGACATGGTCGGAATTCAAAGGCGAGATCGAGAAGCTGAAGGGAGCTAAAATCACTCCGTTCATGGAAGGTGGTTTGGACGCATGGCCTGTCCAGCAGATTGTGCATGGACTAGAGCCGGCGATCGTTCGCGGAACGAATCCGGACTTCTACGGCAAGAACAACGAAAACATCAAGAGCGAGAAGAGCAAATTCAGCGACGCGTCATGGCAAGAAGTGTTTGATAAGTTCAGCTATCTGGCGAGTAACTTCCAGCCGAACTCGGCAGGTCAAGCCTACAGCCAAGCGCCGGCATTGTTTGCTCAAGGGAAGTCGGCTATGACCATCGACGGCACGTGGAGCTTGCAGCAGATGCAGCAGGCAAATCCGCAGCTTGAGATCGGGTCGTTCTTCCTTCCAGCTACCGATAATGTGGAGCAGAATAAGGTACAGTATGTGAAAGCAGGAGGAGCGTACTTCATTCCGAAGAACTCCCCGAATCAGGAAGCTGCACTAAAATATCTGGAATTCTTCGCACGAAACGATGTGTATCAGAAGTACATCGATGACTTGAAATTCTTGCCAATCAAAGATGGAATTAAGGTATCCGATCCCGCTGCTAGCGACATCGCGGCCAAGATGGCCAAGTTGAAGGGTGCATCTTCCTTCACCGAGCTTGTGTCTGCCGGGATGAAGTATGATCTGAACGTACTTTCGAAGGTGTCAATAGGCGAACTTAAGGCCGCCGATGCAGGTAAGGAGTTCCAAAAGATTCTGTTGGAGACTAAACCGAACTGGAAATAA
- a CDS encoding carbohydrate ABC transporter permease, translated as MTHTSTRLWAWLAVLPAMLLFLCFKVYPAVGTFIFSLTDFRGNINNFHWVGVENYHKVITLNKKELWNSIRISLTFSFGVTLVQNVLAIALAVLVNMKLRLRNFYRAVIFMPNVLGVVIIGFLWKLIFDPYSGPVSLFLSWFHMNSALLGSKDAALPLVMFIQLWASVGYAMVLYVSGLQDIPEHLYESASIDGATGWKKFRYVTLPMLQPMITVNLMLSIIGSLKVFDIIMILTNGGPGQATTTIGLYAFQSIFSANESQGFASALSILQFLFILFFAAIAQFILRRREAQLQ; from the coding sequence ATGACTCATACGTCAACACGCTTGTGGGCGTGGCTGGCCGTCCTTCCTGCTATGCTGTTATTCCTCTGCTTCAAGGTTTACCCCGCGGTCGGAACCTTTATTTTCTCGCTTACGGATTTCAGGGGAAATATCAACAATTTTCATTGGGTGGGCGTAGAGAATTATCATAAAGTCATTACGCTGAATAAGAAAGAATTATGGAATTCCATTAGGATTTCGCTTACGTTTTCGTTCGGAGTTACACTTGTTCAAAATGTGCTCGCGATCGCTCTTGCCGTGCTAGTCAATATGAAGCTTCGATTGCGTAACTTTTACCGAGCGGTTATCTTCATGCCGAACGTGTTGGGTGTCGTCATTATCGGCTTTCTATGGAAGCTGATCTTCGATCCGTATTCGGGACCAGTGTCGTTATTCTTATCGTGGTTTCATATGAATTCGGCTCTTCTCGGCAGTAAGGATGCTGCTTTGCCGTTGGTGATGTTCATTCAGCTATGGGCTTCTGTTGGGTATGCGATGGTCCTTTACGTGTCCGGTTTGCAGGACATCCCCGAGCATCTCTATGAGTCCGCATCCATCGATGGGGCTACCGGTTGGAAGAAGTTCCGCTATGTCACCCTTCCGATGCTGCAGCCGATGATCACTGTCAACTTGATGCTCAGTATAATTGGTTCACTAAAGGTGTTCGATATTATTATGATTCTGACGAACGGAGGTCCTGGACAAGCAACGACGACCATTGGTCTGTATGCGTTCCAGAGCATCTTCTCCGCTAACGAGTCGCAAGGATTTGCATCAGCACTCAGCATTCTGCAATTCTTGTTTATTCTCTTCTTCGCTGCGATTGCGCAGTTCATATTGCGAAGAAGGGAGGCGCAGCTGCAATGA
- a CDS encoding carbohydrate ABC transporter permease: MKGSGLALNLTEKSRRSIAFYLMISPWFVVFVLFSLYPLFYGLYLSFTNYIGLNLQTARWVGLQNYKNVFTDSDALYALGRTVMLTAVYVPISTLVGLLLAVLLNQNVRGVGIYRTIFYLPSIVPLVSAALMWKMMYANQTGILNVALKPLGMPSVNWLSYDYATMSLIITLIWASGSGILINLAGLKGISKELYEAASIDGAPALSRFVRITLPMMSPILFFNVIMGIIHTLQLYILPILLSGNDLLMAPIRPNYVYVVHAFQQVFAFQRFAYGMALLWVLFTVILLMTLVVFRSSRYWVHYEMEQEE, translated from the coding sequence ATGAAAGGATCGGGGCTTGCGCTCAACCTGACGGAGAAATCACGGAGGTCGATCGCATTCTATTTGATGATCTCCCCATGGTTTGTCGTATTTGTTTTGTTTAGTTTATACCCGCTGTTCTATGGACTATACCTTAGCTTTACCAACTATATTGGTCTCAATCTGCAAACGGCTAGATGGGTCGGCTTGCAAAATTATAAGAACGTCTTTACCGACAGCGATGCGCTATACGCACTGGGCCGAACCGTTATGTTAACGGCTGTTTATGTACCGATTAGCACGTTAGTCGGATTGTTGCTCGCCGTGCTGCTGAATCAGAACGTACGCGGTGTGGGGATCTATCGCACGATCTTCTACCTGCCGTCTATCGTTCCGCTCGTTTCCGCAGCGCTTATGTGGAAAATGATGTACGCCAATCAAACCGGAATTTTGAATGTTGCGTTGAAGCCGCTTGGCATGCCTTCCGTCAACTGGTTGAGCTATGATTATGCTACGATGTCCTTGATTATCACGCTCATCTGGGCTTCCGGCAGCGGTATCCTGATCAATTTGGCTGGACTGAAGGGAATCTCCAAGGAACTTTATGAGGCGGCTTCCATTGATGGTGCGCCGGCGCTGTCCCGTTTTGTCCGCATTACACTGCCGATGATGAGTCCTATCCTATTTTTCAATGTCATAATGGGCATTATTCATACGCTGCAACTCTACATTTTGCCGATTCTGCTCTCCGGTAACGATCTGCTGATGGCACCGATTCGCCCGAACTATGTCTATGTGGTTCACGCCTTTCAGCAAGTGTTTGCTTTCCAGCGGTTCGCCTATGGCATGGCCCTGCTGTGGGTGCTGTTTACTGTCATCTTGCTGATGACACTTGTTGTATTCCGCAGCAGCCGCTACTGGGTCCACTACGAAATGGAACAGGAGGAGTAG